A genomic stretch from Desulfohalobium retbaense DSM 5692 includes:
- a CDS encoding ABC transporter ATP-binding protein → MHQAIRESALWRLLPLTWPYKRQIAVGLGANGCARFFDLLPTLIVGQVVDAIEQGRVLPDRFVTYALLVLATFAGLAVFQSLSSYNLGTMAQKVRHDLRTALYRHLQRLDMTFFGRRQTGDILAVVSNDVDSLETFFSDTSTSLVRIVITFFGVYGILLYLDWRLALVLFVPLPLALWAVRFFARRVQPQYRQARQAVGRINSLVENNINGMEVIQAYTAEAEQDHFVNEQSSLYRDSVCSALWERARFIPLIYLIAGTAFALLIGLGGWFAARPAGPSLGEYATFILLAMRLILPIFAVGRLLNQVQRAEASARRIQEVFQRQPLIQDAAGAVALAEPIERLEFENVSFAYQPEMPILQNVSFAVGRGEMLGVVGPTGAGKSTLVKLLLRMYAPEQGRIKVNGRDLDQLTLASVRGQVGYVSQDAFIFQGSVEDNIRLGSPEASSEAVREAARIAGALEFIEVLPKGFATLLGERGLSLSGGQRQRISLARAVLRNPPLLVLDEATSSVDTKTEELIQDNLQSLQHDRLVIAVAHRLSTVRQSSSIMVLVDGRVAEYGTHNELVAQKGVYAGLWRVQSGGALCE, encoded by the coding sequence ATGCACCAAGCTATTCGTGAATCCGCCTTGTGGCGACTGCTGCCTTTGACCTGGCCTTACAAGCGACAAATCGCCGTGGGGCTTGGAGCCAACGGGTGCGCCCGATTTTTCGACCTCCTGCCAACCCTCATTGTCGGGCAGGTCGTGGACGCTATTGAGCAGGGGCGTGTCTTGCCGGACCGGTTTGTGACTTATGCCCTGCTGGTCCTAGCGACGTTTGCCGGGCTTGCTGTCTTCCAGTCCTTGAGCAGTTACAATCTCGGAACCATGGCCCAGAAGGTCCGCCATGATCTGCGCACGGCGTTGTACCGGCATTTGCAACGTCTGGACATGACGTTTTTCGGTCGACGGCAGACCGGGGATATCCTGGCCGTGGTCTCCAACGATGTGGACAGTCTGGAGACCTTTTTTTCGGATACCAGCACGAGCTTGGTGCGGATCGTGATTACCTTTTTCGGTGTTTACGGCATCCTGCTCTATTTGGACTGGCGACTGGCTTTGGTGTTGTTTGTTCCGCTGCCGCTGGCATTGTGGGCGGTGCGTTTTTTCGCCCGCCGGGTTCAGCCGCAGTACCGGCAGGCCAGACAGGCCGTCGGGCGTATCAACAGTCTGGTCGAAAACAATATCAACGGCATGGAAGTCATTCAAGCCTATACAGCCGAGGCCGAGCAGGACCATTTCGTCAACGAACAATCCTCCCTGTACCGGGATTCGGTCTGTTCCGCCCTGTGGGAGCGGGCCAGGTTCATTCCCTTGATTTACCTGATCGCGGGAACAGCCTTTGCCCTGCTCATTGGACTTGGCGGATGGTTTGCGGCCCGCCCGGCCGGACCGAGTCTCGGGGAGTATGCGACATTTATTCTTCTGGCCATGCGGCTCATTTTGCCCATTTTCGCCGTGGGGCGGTTGCTCAATCAGGTCCAGCGCGCCGAAGCGTCGGCGCGGCGCATTCAGGAAGTCTTTCAGCGGCAGCCGCTTATTCAGGATGCGGCCGGGGCCGTTGCCCTTGCTGAGCCCATTGAACGTCTAGAATTCGAAAACGTCAGTTTTGCCTATCAGCCCGAGATGCCGATACTCCAAAATGTCTCTTTTGCTGTAGGTCGGGGAGAGATGCTGGGAGTGGTCGGGCCAACAGGGGCCGGAAAATCGACGCTGGTCAAACTCCTGCTGCGCATGTACGCCCCGGAACAGGGCCGCATCAAGGTCAACGGTCGGGATCTCGACCAGCTGACCCTGGCCAGCGTCCGCGGGCAGGTAGGGTATGTCTCCCAGGACGCCTTTATTTTCCAGGGCAGTGTCGAGGACAACATCCGGCTTGGCTCACCCGAGGCCTCCAGTGAAGCGGTCCGCGAAGCGGCCCGTATCGCCGGGGCTTTGGAGTTTATTGAGGTTTTGCCCAAGGGCTTTGCGACCTTGCTCGGCGAACGGGGGCTGAGCCTCTCAGGGGGACAGCGGCAGCGGATCTCTTTGGCCCGGGCGGTGCTGCGCAATCCCCCGCTTCTTGTCTTGGACGAGGCGACTTCCTCGGTGGACACAAAGACCGAGGAATTGATTCAGGACAATCTCCAGAGTCTGCAACACGACCGTCTGGTGATTGCCGTGGCCCACCGCTTGTCCACGGTGCGTCAGAGCTCGTCGATCATGGTTCTGGTCGATGGCCGCGTGGCCGAATACGGCACCCATAACGAACTTGTGGCCCAAAAAGGGGTCTATGCCGGATTGTGGCGGGTGCAAAGCGGCGGAGCGCTGTGCGAATAG
- a CDS encoding DUF1614 domain-containing protein → MPRPPYLYFPFLMFAALVLVVGLVFLFALIQVGAISIAFAKLGLNPNQAVLVLFAILFGSMVNIPVATRPRPRSPQSSASRLRRPYWRLPQPQNTAATQQRIGLNVGGGLIPVLLSLYFLQTIGVSLSLLLCLALVTGITYKTARPIQGVGIGVPVLIPPVVTVMAVWLFTPLEQQPQTAYIAGTLGTLLGADLLHLLSPRTRPLLDAPFLSIGGAGTFDGIFLTGILAVLLT, encoded by the coding sequence ATGCCGAGGCCCCCGTACTTGTATTTCCCGTTTTTGATGTTCGCCGCCCTGGTTCTTGTCGTTGGGCTGGTCTTCCTGTTCGCCCTGATTCAGGTCGGAGCGATCAGCATAGCCTTTGCCAAACTGGGACTCAATCCCAATCAGGCAGTCCTGGTCCTGTTCGCTATCTTGTTCGGCAGCATGGTCAACATTCCCGTGGCCACACGTCCACGCCCCCGATCTCCCCAATCCTCCGCTTCCAGATTACGGCGTCCCTACTGGCGTCTGCCGCAACCCCAAAATACTGCGGCCACCCAGCAGCGTATCGGGCTCAATGTCGGCGGGGGTCTTATTCCCGTTCTCTTGTCCCTGTATTTTCTGCAGACCATCGGGGTTTCCCTATCCCTGCTCCTGTGTCTGGCCCTGGTCACCGGCATTACATACAAAACCGCTCGCCCGATCCAGGGAGTGGGAATCGGGGTTCCAGTCCTGATCCCGCCGGTAGTCACTGTCATGGCGGTCTGGCTTTTCACCCCGCTGGAACAGCAACCCCAGACAGCCTATATCGCCGGCACCCTTGGCACCCTGCTCGGCGCTGACCTCCTGCACCTGCTGTCCCCGCGCACCCGGCCATTATTGGACGCCCCGTTTCTGTCCATCGGCGGCGCCGGGACCTTTGACGGCATCTTCCTGACCGGCATCCTGGCCGTCCTGCTCACCTGA
- a CDS encoding glycosyltransferase family 9 protein, with amino-acid sequence MPVPDLPLVVRLSSLGDVVLTTGPIAHWAVCLGKPFVVVTKQAFAPIFKDHPGVARIVPVTTADLTLAGWLRLCHRLRLAHPRSPLIDLHGTVRTRLLSAGWRGDLKRSPKYTFSRRLLQYRLGAASNYRRLTRLTIPQRYAQALHDHPPAPELLRPQIHLTDAELMAADRLVPHAGRAPVVALHPYATHPDKAWPATHWYQLTRLLDQQGIQWRVLGRAERPLFPGDSRDLTNQTDLRTSAALISRCTALVSGDSGPMHLGTAVGTPVVGLFGPTTRHWGFAPSGFRDQILEIPLSCRPCSLHGQRPCPHDRKCLRDISAHRVAEALAALL; translated from the coding sequence ATGCCGGTTCCCGACCTGCCGCTTGTCGTCCGGCTCAGTTCCCTGGGCGATGTGGTCCTGACGACAGGACCTATCGCCCATTGGGCTGTGTGCCTGGGCAAGCCCTTCGTGGTCGTGACCAAGCAGGCCTTTGCACCGATATTCAAGGACCACCCCGGTGTGGCTCGCATCGTGCCCGTGACAACGGCGGACTTGACCCTCGCGGGCTGGCTGCGGCTCTGCCACCGGTTGCGACTGGCTCACCCGCGCAGTCCCCTGATTGATCTGCACGGGACAGTTCGCACCCGGCTATTGAGCGCCGGATGGCGGGGAGACCTCAAACGCTCCCCCAAATACACATTTTCCCGCCGCTTGCTGCAGTACCGCCTCGGCGCCGCGAGCAACTACCGCCGTTTGACCCGGCTGACCATCCCCCAACGCTACGCCCAGGCCCTGCACGACCATCCGCCTGCGCCGGAACTCCTGCGTCCGCAAATCCACTTGACCGACGCAGAACTCATGGCCGCCGACCGGCTTGTGCCCCACGCAGGCCGGGCCCCTGTGGTCGCTTTGCACCCCTACGCCACCCATCCCGACAAGGCTTGGCCCGCGACGCATTGGTACCAGTTGACCCGGCTTCTTGATCAGCAAGGGATCCAGTGGCGTGTACTCGGACGCGCTGAGCGTCCCCTTTTTCCCGGTGACAGCCGGGATCTGACCAATCAGACCGATCTGCGCACCAGCGCGGCGCTTATCTCCCGGTGCACGGCCCTGGTCAGCGGCGATTCCGGCCCGATGCACCTGGGAACTGCCGTCGGGACTCCGGTAGTCGGTCTTTTCGGCCCCACGACCCGGCATTGGGGGTTCGCCCCCTCCGGCTTCAGAGATCAGATCCTGGAAATTCCCCTGTCTTGCCGCCCCTGCTCCCTGCACGGCCAACGTCCCTGTCCCCACGACAGGAAATGCCTGCGCGACATCTCTGCCCACCGGGTCGCAGAGGCCTTGGCCGCGCTGCTCTGA